In one window of Nocardioides sp. DNA:
- a CDS encoding 1-aminocyclopropane-1-carboxylate deaminase: MKLADFPRYPLTFGPSPVHHLKRLTEALGGAQVWAKREDVSSGLAYGGNKVRKLEYIVPDVLSSGADTLVSIGGYQSNHTRQVAAVAAHLGLKCRLVQEKWVPWDDPTNTQVGNILLSRMMGADSRLDPAGFDIGIRDSWKDALREVEEAGGVPYAIPAGASEHPLGGLGFANWAFEVAEQEKALGVFFDTIIVCTVTGSTHAGMIAGFAALEELTGVRRRVLGIDASATLSQTTDQVARIARHTASLIELGRDLRDDEITVLEGWAGDLYGLPVDSTMAAMAMGAQLEAMITDPVYEGKSLAGLIDLVKSREIPADSHVLYAHLGGQPAINAYHSLWP; the protein is encoded by the coding sequence ATGAAACTCGCCGACTTCCCGCGCTATCCGCTCACCTTCGGCCCGAGCCCGGTGCACCACCTCAAACGGCTCACCGAGGCGCTCGGCGGTGCGCAGGTCTGGGCCAAACGCGAGGACGTGTCGAGCGGCCTGGCGTACGGCGGCAACAAGGTCCGCAAACTCGAATACATCGTCCCGGATGTCTTGTCGTCCGGTGCCGACACGCTCGTGTCGATTGGCGGATACCAGTCCAATCACACGCGTCAGGTCGCGGCCGTCGCCGCGCACCTGGGCTTGAAGTGCCGACTGGTGCAGGAGAAGTGGGTGCCGTGGGACGACCCGACCAACACGCAGGTCGGCAACATCTTGCTTTCGCGGATGATGGGCGCCGACTCGCGGCTCGACCCGGCGGGTTTCGACATCGGCATCCGCGACTCGTGGAAGGACGCGCTGCGGGAGGTCGAGGAGGCAGGTGGAGTGCCGTACGCCATCCCGGCCGGTGCGTCGGAGCATCCGCTGGGCGGTCTTGGGTTCGCGAACTGGGCCTTCGAGGTGGCCGAGCAGGAGAAGGCGCTGGGCGTCTTCTTCGACACGATCATCGTCTGCACGGTCACCGGCTCGACGCACGCCGGGATGATCGCGGGGTTCGCGGCCTTGGAGGAACTGACCGGCGTACGCCGTCGGGTGCTCGGTATCGATGCCTCGGCGACGCTGTCACAAACGACGGACCAGGTCGCGCGGATCGCCCGACACACGGCGTCCTTGATCGAACTCGGCCGCGATCTGCGCGACGACGAGATCACGGTGCTGGAGGGCTGGGCCGGCGATCTCTATGGGTTGCCGGTCGACTCCACGATGGCGGCGATGGCGATGGGCGCACAGTTGGAGGCGATGATCACCGACCCGGTCTATGAGGGAAAGTCGCTAGCGGGGTTGATCGACCTGGTGAAGTCGCGCGAGATCCCGGCGGACTCCCACGTTCTCTACGCGCACCTGGGTGGCCAGCCCGCGATCAACGCCTACCACTCGCTCTGGCCCTGA
- a CDS encoding nitroreductase family deazaflavin-dependent oxidoreductase — protein sequence MTLQGEYVPSSTEWVRNNVAEYEASNGELGGTLPGTEYPIVVITSVGAHSGSLRKNPVMRVEYEGSYLAVASKGGAPEDPSWAANFRAHPTVDLQDKAEKASYAVRELSGDERAQWWQRAVETWPTYASYQEQTDREIPLFLLERA from the coding sequence ATGACTCTTCAAGGTGAATACGTCCCGAGCAGCACCGAGTGGGTGCGCAACAACGTGGCCGAATACGAGGCCAGCAACGGAGAGTTGGGCGGCACGCTGCCCGGCACCGAGTACCCGATCGTGGTGATCACCTCTGTCGGTGCGCACAGCGGCAGCCTGCGCAAGAACCCAGTGATGCGCGTCGAGTACGAGGGCAGCTACCTCGCCGTCGCGTCGAAGGGTGGCGCGCCGGAGGACCCGTCGTGGGCGGCCAACTTCCGTGCACACCCGACCGTCGACTTGCAAGACAAGGCCGAGAAGGCGTCGTACGCCGTGCGCGAACTCAGCGGTGACGAGCGGGCCCAATGGTGGCAGCGGGCGGTCGAGACCTGGCCGACGTACGCGTCGTACCAGGAGCAGACCGACCGCGAGATCCCGCTGTTCCTGCTCGAACGCGCCTGA
- a CDS encoding ACT domain-containing protein — MTFLLRVQLPDVPGSLGRVASAIGEAGGDIEAIEIVDKSVDGTAVDDVVLTMMPGAMPDSVVSACNALDGVIVLWISRYGAGGNLFLDLEAVEALTAEPEDAIARLVELLPMTFRVDWAVRLADEQIVQTTEGAPAQIVVRRPAQATRIADDGDLVRCAVAAGEETIVLGRTGGPEFLDSELARLGHLVGLAGSMSGARSD, encoded by the coding sequence GTGACCTTCCTGCTTCGCGTCCAGTTGCCCGACGTGCCCGGTTCGCTGGGCCGCGTCGCCTCCGCGATCGGTGAGGCGGGGGGAGACATCGAGGCGATCGAGATCGTCGACAAGTCCGTCGACGGCACCGCGGTCGACGATGTCGTGCTGACGATGATGCCGGGCGCGATGCCCGACTCGGTCGTCTCGGCCTGCAACGCCCTCGACGGCGTGATCGTGTTGTGGATCAGCCGCTATGGCGCGGGCGGCAACCTCTTCTTGGACCTCGAAGCGGTCGAGGCGCTGACGGCCGAACCCGAGGACGCGATCGCGCGGCTGGTCGAACTGCTGCCGATGACCTTCCGGGTCGACTGGGCCGTACGACTGGCCGACGAGCAGATCGTGCAGACGACCGAAGGTGCCCCGGCGCAGATCGTCGTACGACGTCCTGCCCAGGCGACGCGGATCGCCGACGACGGTGACCTGGTGCGTTGTGCGGTGGCGGCCGGCGAGGAGACGATCGTGCTGGGGCGCACCGGTGGACCGGAGTTCCTCGACTCCGAACTTGCGCGGCTCGGCCATCTGGTCGGACTGGCGGGTTCGATGTCGGGTGCCCGGAGCGACTGA
- a CDS encoding MFS transporter → MTTTALAEPTTTPPARWTASLVLLNLAVTAGWFGPIQVLLAQQAKEIAAAEPGGMSKELILAIVLFSGAAVSMVSNPVWGALSDRTMSRLGRRVPWVIGGVLTGAVALLLVSQCRNTPMLVVGWCLVQLTLNAAWAAVTAAVPDQVPVERRGLIGGLIAIAGTVGVLVGITIADITGSIAQGYVVIAIVMVVLALPYVFGSRDVPLPADHPREPFSLSAMLRSFWVSPRDYPDFAWAWITRLLVNLGNWIALNYLFYFLTDGLGFTDDDANGRLGLLVMIYGVTTVLTAGIVGWWSDRAGKRKVFVIWSGVVVGISALIMALSQNWTSLMVAAIVLGCGYGIYQAVDFALITQVLPEAQERAKDLGVINIAAALPQVLAPAIAGGILEVVRRSGGSVATLGESWSLGYGIVYLTAFGVCLLGSIFVTRIRSVA, encoded by the coding sequence GTGACCACCACTGCGCTGGCCGAACCCACGACCACCCCACCGGCACGCTGGACGGCATCGCTGGTGCTGCTCAACCTCGCGGTGACGGCGGGCTGGTTCGGACCGATCCAGGTGCTGCTGGCTCAGCAGGCCAAAGAGATCGCTGCCGCCGAGCCGGGCGGGATGAGCAAGGAACTCATCCTGGCGATCGTGCTCTTCTCCGGCGCCGCCGTGTCGATGGTCAGCAACCCGGTCTGGGGCGCGCTGTCGGATCGGACGATGTCACGGCTGGGTCGGCGCGTGCCCTGGGTGATCGGTGGCGTACTCACCGGCGCTGTCGCGCTCCTCCTCGTCTCGCAGTGCCGCAACACCCCGATGCTGGTTGTCGGCTGGTGCCTGGTGCAGTTGACCCTGAACGCAGCGTGGGCGGCCGTGACGGCGGCCGTACCCGACCAGGTGCCCGTCGAGCGCCGCGGTTTGATCGGAGGATTGATCGCGATCGCCGGCACCGTCGGTGTGCTGGTGGGCATCACCATTGCCGACATCACTGGCTCGATCGCGCAGGGCTATGTGGTGATCGCGATCGTGATGGTGGTGCTGGCGCTGCCGTACGTCTTCGGCTCGCGCGACGTGCCGCTGCCTGCAGATCACCCGCGCGAGCCGTTTTCGCTGTCCGCGATGTTGCGATCCTTCTGGGTCTCGCCGCGCGACTACCCCGACTTCGCGTGGGCCTGGATCACGCGACTGCTGGTCAACCTGGGCAACTGGATCGCGCTGAACTACCTGTTCTACTTCCTCACCGACGGCCTCGGGTTCACCGATGACGACGCCAATGGCCGGCTCGGGCTGCTGGTGATGATCTACGGAGTCACGACCGTGCTTACTGCCGGGATCGTCGGCTGGTGGAGCGACCGGGCCGGAAAGCGCAAGGTCTTCGTGATCTGGTCGGGTGTCGTTGTCGGGATCAGCGCCCTGATCATGGCGCTGTCACAGAACTGGACCTCGCTGATGGTGGCCGCGATCGTTCTCGGCTGTGGCTATGGCATCTATCAGGCCGTCGACTTCGCACTGATCACCCAGGTCCTGCCCGAGGCCCAAGAACGCGCCAAGGACCTAGGCGTCATCAACATCGCCGCGGCCTTGCCGCAGGTGCTGGCTCCGGCGATCGCGGGCGGCATCCTGGAGGTCGTACGACGCTCGGGCGGCTCGGTCGCGACGTTGGGTGAGTCGTGGTCGCTGGGCTACGGCATCGTCTATCTGACGGCGTTCGGCGTCTGCCTGCTCGGGTCGATCTTCGTCACCCGGATCCGCAGCGTCGCCTAG